One region of Peribacillus simplex genomic DNA includes:
- the miaA gene encoding tRNA (adenosine(37)-N6)-dimethylallyltransferase MiaA — MSIEMAKLFNGEIISGDSMQVYKGMDIGTAKIKREETEGVPHYLIDIKDPDEPFSAAEFQERANACIGDIQSRGKLPIIVGGTGLYIQSVIHDYQFSEAPSDPVYRDGLEKQVREFGIDPVFEQLRSVDPESANRIHPNNVRRVIRALEIYHCTGKTMSEQLNEQPTEFKYDTCIIGLTMEREKLYRRIDQRVDGMVEEGLIQEVESFYEKGLRDCQSIQAIGYKEIYDFFDGKASLDEAVENLKQNSRRYAKRQLTWFRNKMDVNWFNMTDLEGFPKKIHEISGFIAGKLFNEGEYINLERKEED; from the coding sequence ATGAGCATTGAGATGGCAAAGTTATTTAATGGTGAAATTATCAGCGGAGATTCGATGCAGGTTTATAAAGGGATGGATATTGGGACTGCAAAAATCAAAAGGGAAGAAACAGAAGGGGTTCCCCATTATTTAATTGATATTAAGGACCCTGATGAACCATTTAGTGCAGCAGAGTTCCAGGAGCGCGCTAATGCTTGTATCGGGGATATCCAGAGCAGAGGTAAACTCCCAATTATCGTCGGTGGAACAGGATTATACATACAATCGGTCATCCATGATTATCAATTTTCGGAAGCGCCATCAGACCCTGTTTATAGGGATGGACTCGAAAAACAGGTAAGGGAGTTTGGAATCGATCCAGTTTTTGAACAATTACGCAGCGTTGACCCAGAAAGCGCGAATCGGATTCATCCTAATAATGTTAGAAGGGTGATCAGAGCACTTGAGATTTATCATTGTACAGGTAAAACGATGAGTGAGCAGCTGAATGAACAGCCTACTGAATTTAAATATGATACATGCATCATTGGATTGACAATGGAACGTGAGAAGTTGTACCGACGTATCGATCAACGTGTTGATGGGATGGTAGAAGAAGGGCTGATTCAAGAGGTGGAGTCCTTTTACGAAAAAGGTTTGAGGGATTGCCAATCAATCCAGGCTATAGGCTATAAAGAAATCTATGATTTTTTTGATGGAAAAGCTTCATTGGATGAAGCAGTTGAGAATTTAAAGCAAAACTCCCGTAGATATGCAAAAAGGCAATTGACTTGGTTTCGGAATAAAATGGATGTAAATTGGTTTAATATGACCGATCTCGAGGGTTTTCCAAAAAAAATACATGAAATATCTGGATTTATTGCAGGAAAGCTTTTCAATGAAGGCGAATACATAAATTTAGAGAGAAAAGAGGAGGACTAA
- the spoVK gene encoding stage V sporulation protein K: protein MEQPIRMKNNGQINIVFNAENRKALQKDLPIKEILVQEIPHQHVALKEIEDDLKSLVGMEEMKRMIKEIYAWIYINKQREEKGLKTGRQALHMMFKGNPGTGKTTVARLIGKLFQKMNVLSKGHLIEAERADLVGEYIGHTAQKTRDLIKKAIGGILFIDEAYSLGRGGEKDFGKEAIDTLVKHMEDRQHEFILILAGYSREMDYFLSLNPGLHSRFPLVVDFPDYTIDQLMEIADRMLQEREYLMNREAERKLKEHLIILRSFRGPISFSNGRYIRNVLEKSIRAQAMRLLLEDSFEKADLLTLTSQDLIFEDDEKE from the coding sequence TTGGAACAACCGATCCGTATGAAAAATAACGGGCAAATCAATATTGTGTTTAATGCGGAAAACAGAAAAGCGTTACAAAAGGATCTGCCGATAAAAGAAATTTTGGTGCAAGAAATCCCCCACCAGCATGTAGCGTTGAAAGAGATTGAAGATGATCTGAAATCGCTGGTCGGAATGGAAGAAATGAAACGGATGATAAAAGAAATATATGCCTGGATTTACATCAATAAACAACGTGAGGAAAAGGGGCTGAAGACTGGCCGGCAAGCGCTGCATATGATGTTTAAAGGAAATCCCGGAACTGGGAAAACAACGGTTGCACGTTTAATAGGTAAGTTGTTTCAAAAAATGAATGTTCTATCGAAAGGGCATTTAATTGAAGCGGAGAGGGCAGATTTGGTCGGGGAATACATTGGTCACACTGCCCAAAAGACAAGGGATTTAATTAAAAAGGCCATTGGCGGAATCTTATTTATTGATGAAGCCTATTCCTTGGGAAGGGGCGGCGAAAAGGATTTTGGTAAAGAAGCCATAGATACGCTTGTCAAGCATATGGAGGATCGCCAACACGAATTCATTTTGATCCTTGCTGGATATTCAAGGGAAATGGATTATTTCCTTAGCCTAAATCCTGGCTTGCATTCCAGGTTCCCGCTTGTTGTTGACTTTCCGGATTATACGATTGATCAGTTAATGGAAATAGCCGATCGGATGCTGCAGGAAAGGGAATATCTAATGAATCGGGAGGCCGAAAGGAAATTAAAAGAACATTTAATCATATTACGTTCATTTCGGGGGCCTATTTCATTTTCTAACGGACGCTATATCCGAAATGTTCTTGAAAAGTCGATCAGGGCACAGGCGATGCGGCTTTTACTGGAGGATTCGTTTGAAAAAGCCGATTTACTGACCCTAACCAGCCAAGATTTGATTTTTGAGGATGATGAGAAAGAATGA
- a CDS encoding trimeric intracellular cation channel family protein produces the protein MTWEVLSIIGTIAFAISGTIIAMEEEYDILGVYILGIITAFGGGAIRNLLIGVPVSTLWDQSFYFAIAIVSITIVFVFPTNLSRHWKRWGNLSDAIGLSAFAIQGAMYAVELNHPMSAIIVSAALTGCGGGILRDVLAGRKPLVFRKEIYVVWAIITGLVLGSGVLSQSWQLYSLFAVITILRVLSYTNNWHLPNKKWVPKT, from the coding sequence ATGACATGGGAAGTATTAAGCATCATAGGTACGATTGCATTCGCTATTAGCGGAACCATCATTGCCATGGAAGAAGAGTATGATATTTTAGGAGTTTATATTTTAGGAATCATAACCGCTTTTGGCGGAGGGGCAATTCGGAACCTGCTGATTGGTGTCCCCGTTTCAACATTATGGGATCAAAGTTTCTATTTTGCCATCGCTATAGTATCCATCACCATCGTTTTTGTATTCCCTACAAACCTTTCAAGACACTGGAAAAGATGGGGAAACCTCAGTGATGCCATTGGCCTTTCTGCCTTTGCCATCCAAGGCGCGATGTATGCAGTGGAACTTAATCATCCAATGAGTGCCATCATTGTATCTGCGGCATTAACCGGATGCGGAGGCGGGATACTTCGTGACGTACTGGCCGGAAGAAAGCCATTGGTCTTCAGAAAAGAAATCTACGTAGTATGGGCCATCATAACAGGCTTGGTTTTAGGCAGTGGTGTATTATCCCAGTCTTGGCAGCTTTATTCGCTCTTCGCTGTCATTACGATATTGCGAGTCCTTTCTTACACTAATAATTGGCATCTACCTAATAAAAAATGGGTGCCTAAAACATAA
- the hflX gene encoding GTPase HflX, translating into MEESSKETAVLIGCQTTEPTERFEYSLDELASLAKTANGEVLMTITQKRESVDPATYIGKGKVEELRNLEEELEPDLFIFNDELSPSQIRNLSKQLEARIIDRTQLILDIFAQRARSREGKLQVELAQLQYLLPRLVGQGTAMSRLGGGIGTRGPGETKLESDRRHIRGKIDEIKQQLSGIVKHRERYRDRRKRNKTFQIALVGYTNAGKSTLFNRLTEADSFEENQLFATLDPMTRKAILPSGFTVLLTDTVGFIQDLPTSLIAAFRSTLEEVKEADLLLHVVDSSSTDYFNHQKTVQDLLNDLEVPSIPQLTLYNKKDRIHADFVRSSSHASLMISAYEQSDLNQIMEEIEKYVIEEMVPYYVFLPSSEGKLLSQLKNETILRTLSFNEESERYECKGFCLADHPLTGQLEKYSL; encoded by the coding sequence TTGGAAGAATCATCAAAGGAAACGGCCGTGTTGATTGGATGTCAAACAACAGAACCTACTGAACGTTTTGAATATTCACTCGATGAGCTGGCTTCATTGGCGAAGACGGCGAATGGTGAGGTGTTAATGACCATCACCCAGAAAAGGGAAAGCGTCGATCCAGCTACATATATAGGAAAAGGAAAAGTGGAGGAGCTTCGAAATCTGGAAGAGGAGCTTGAGCCGGATTTATTTATCTTTAATGATGAACTATCCCCGAGCCAGATTCGGAACCTTTCGAAACAATTGGAGGCAAGGATCATTGACCGGACACAGCTTATTTTAGATATATTTGCTCAGCGGGCACGTTCCAGGGAAGGGAAGCTGCAGGTTGAACTTGCTCAGCTCCAATATTTATTACCGCGTTTGGTCGGACAGGGGACCGCAATGTCCAGGCTTGGAGGCGGAATCGGCACCAGGGGCCCTGGAGAAACGAAGCTGGAAAGTGACCGTCGCCACATTCGTGGGAAAATAGATGAAATCAAGCAACAATTAAGTGGCATTGTCAAGCATCGTGAACGCTATCGTGATAGAAGGAAACGTAATAAGACCTTTCAAATTGCACTCGTGGGATACACGAATGCAGGTAAATCGACGCTGTTCAACCGTTTGACGGAGGCGGATTCATTCGAAGAGAACCAGTTGTTCGCTACACTGGATCCCATGACACGAAAAGCCATTCTTCCCAGCGGATTTACCGTGCTGCTGACGGATACGGTAGGATTCATTCAAGATTTGCCGACATCTTTAATCGCCGCATTCCGCTCGACTCTGGAAGAGGTGAAAGAAGCTGACTTGTTGCTCCATGTGGTCGATTCCTCAAGTACAGATTACTTTAATCATCAGAAAACGGTGCAGGATTTGCTAAATGACTTAGAAGTCCCTTCCATTCCACAGCTAACATTGTATAATAAGAAAGATCGGATTCATGCTGATTTTGTAAGGTCATCCAGTCATGCTTCATTAATGATCAGTGCCTATGAACAATCGGACTTGAATCAAATTATGGAAGAAATTGAAAAATACGTGATTGAAGAAATGGTCCCGTATTATGTTTTCCTGCCGTCGAGTGAGGGTAAACTATTATCACAGCTGAAAAATGAAACCATATTGCGCACTCTCTCCTTTAATGAAGAATCGGAAAGATATGAATGCAAAGGTTTTTGTCTAGCTGATCATCCATTAACCGGGCAGCTTGAGAAATATTCATTATAA
- a CDS encoding MerR family transcriptional regulator: MSGNNIRRSMPLFSIGIVMQLTELSARQIRYYEEHQLITPMRTDGNRRVFSLNDIDRLLEIKDLIEQGVNLAGIKKIFTVKEQNLPTQDLEQAEKIRRDLSDEELRKLLRAELLQGSKHRTSLRQGDMSRFFQ, encoded by the coding sequence ATGAGCGGCAACAACATTCGGCGTTCTATGCCTCTTTTTTCCATCGGAATCGTCATGCAGCTAACTGAGTTGTCTGCACGCCAAATTCGGTATTACGAAGAGCATCAACTTATTACTCCTATGAGAACAGATGGAAATCGTCGGGTTTTTTCTTTAAACGATATCGATCGACTGCTTGAGATTAAAGACTTAATCGAACAAGGAGTCAATCTGGCCGGCATAAAAAAAATTTTCACTGTAAAGGAACAGAATTTACCTACTCAAGATTTAGAACAAGCGGAAAAAATTAGACGTGACCTTAGTGATGAGGAGCTTCGCAAGCTTCTGCGTGCCGAGCTTTTACAAGGAAGTAAGCATCGAACATCTCTTCGACAAGGGGATATGTCTCGTTTTTTTCAATAA
- a CDS encoding tyrosine-type recombinase/integrase, whose protein sequence is MEKNLVFERGNGLPYSKSTLHRAFNRICRKAGITKHITIHGLRHTHAVLLLESGASLKDVQERLGHKSIQTTADVYAHVLKLNMK, encoded by the coding sequence ATAGAGAAAAATCTTGTTTTCGAACGCGGAAATGGCCTCCCCTATTCAAAATCCACCTTACACAGGGCCTTTAATCGCATCTGCAGAAAAGCAGGAATTACAAAACATATAACCATTCATGGTTTACGACATACACATGCGGTTTTACTTCTTGAATCCGGAGCCAGTTTAAAAGATGTGCAGGAACGTTTAGGACATAAATCCATTCAAACAACAGCAGATGTCTATGCTCACGTTTTAAAGTTGAATATGAAATAG
- a CDS encoding aminotransferase class I/II-fold pyridoxal phosphate-dependent enzyme has product MYQQLTNGEVLKNIAQDVEAMISPLHKQVDERIEENQFRVLQSYQAHRVSDSHFIPTTGYGYDDMGRDTLELIYADVFGAEAGLVRPQIISGTHAISTALFGILRPGDELLYITGKPYDTLEEIVGIRGSGIGSLRDFQISYKAVPLEEAGSVDFDAVKQAIQPNTKMIGIQRSKGYATRPSFTIEEIKEMISFVKAINPEIVVFVDNCYGEFVETLEPCHVGADLMAGSLIKNPGGGIVKTGGYIVGKKDLVEACSYRLTSPGIGAEAGASLYSLQEMYQGFFLAPHVVGQAVKGAMFTAAFLEKIGMNTYPKWDAKRTDLIQSVQFDDRDKMVAFCQAIQYASPINSHVTPYPAYMPGYEDDVIMAAGTFIQGASIELTADGPTRAPYVAYVQGGLTYAHVKIAVLTAVNALMDKKLIQL; this is encoded by the coding sequence ATGTATCAGCAGTTAACAAATGGAGAAGTGTTGAAAAACATTGCCCAGGACGTGGAAGCAATGATTTCTCCGTTACATAAGCAAGTCGACGAACGAATTGAAGAAAATCAATTTCGTGTATTACAAAGTTATCAAGCACATAGGGTGAGTGATTCCCATTTCATCCCGACAACAGGGTATGGATATGATGATATGGGCCGCGATACGCTTGAATTGATATATGCAGATGTTTTTGGTGCGGAAGCTGGATTGGTGCGCCCGCAAATTATTTCAGGCACACACGCCATCTCCACTGCCCTGTTCGGCATATTGCGTCCGGGAGATGAATTGTTATACATAACTGGAAAGCCGTATGATACTTTGGAAGAGATTGTCGGTATCAGGGGATCGGGTATCGGATCTTTGCGCGATTTTCAAATCAGCTATAAAGCCGTTCCATTAGAGGAAGCGGGATCCGTTGATTTCGACGCCGTTAAACAAGCCATTCAACCAAATACTAAGATGATCGGTATACAACGGTCAAAAGGGTATGCTACACGCCCTTCCTTTACGATTGAAGAGATTAAGGAAATGATTTCCTTTGTTAAAGCCATTAATCCGGAAATCGTCGTGTTCGTGGACAATTGCTATGGAGAGTTTGTTGAAACACTAGAACCATGTCATGTCGGAGCAGATTTAATGGCTGGTTCACTGATTAAAAATCCAGGTGGCGGGATAGTGAAAACCGGTGGATATATTGTTGGTAAAAAGGACCTTGTTGAAGCGTGCTCTTATCGATTAACATCACCTGGAATAGGGGCTGAAGCAGGTGCTTCCCTTTATAGTCTGCAGGAAATGTACCAAGGTTTCTTCCTTGCACCGCATGTCGTGGGCCAAGCTGTAAAAGGAGCCATGTTCACAGCTGCGTTTTTAGAAAAAATCGGTATGAATACATATCCTAAATGGGATGCGAAGCGTACAGATTTGATTCAATCTGTTCAATTTGATGACCGGGATAAAATGGTTGCCTTCTGTCAAGCCATCCAATATGCATCGCCAATCAATTCGCACGTGACACCATATCCTGCATATATGCCAGGATATGAAGACGATGTAATCATGGCTGCGGGCACCTTTATACAGGGAGCCAGCATTGAACTGACGGCAGATGGTCCAACAAGGGCTCCGTATGTTGCCTACGTTCAAGGCGGCTTGACCTATGCCCATGTTAAAATAGCAGTATTGACCGCTGTGAATGCATTGATGGATAAAAAACTGATTCAACTGTAA
- the glnA gene encoding type I glutamate--ammonia ligase — protein MAKFTREDITRLAKEENVKYIRLQFTDILGTIKNVEIPVSQLEKALDNKMMFDGSSIEGFVRIEESDMYLFPDLNTWVIFPWTSEKGKVARLICDIYNTDGTPFDGDPRANLKRVLAEAREMGFTDFNLGPEPEFFLFKLDAAGEPTLELNDKGGYFDLAPTDLGENCRRDIVLELEEMGFEIEASHHEVAPGQHEIDFKYADAISACDNIQTFKLVVKTIARKHGLHATFMPKPLFGVNGSGMHCNVSLFKGNQNAFYDTEGKLELSKTAEQFIAGIIKHAPSFTAVTNPTVNSYKRLVPGYEAPCYVAWSAKNRSPLIRIPASRGVSTRVEVRSVDPAANPYLALAVILKAGLDGIKNDLTPPAPVDRNIYVMNKEEREEVGIVDLPATLYAALETLKADEVIKSALGEHLLEHFIEAKEIEWDMFRTQVHPWEREQYMSMY, from the coding sequence TTGGCAAAGTTCACACGTGAAGACATCACTCGTTTAGCGAAAGAAGAAAATGTTAAGTACATTCGTTTACAGTTTACCGACATTTTAGGGACGATTAAAAACGTTGAAATCCCAGTCAGTCAATTGGAAAAAGCACTTGATAATAAAATGATGTTTGACGGATCTTCCATTGAAGGCTTCGTCCGTATCGAAGAGTCTGATATGTACCTATTTCCTGATTTAAATACATGGGTTATCTTCCCTTGGACTTCCGAAAAAGGTAAAGTCGCACGTTTGATCTGTGATATTTACAATACGGATGGAACACCTTTTGATGGGGATCCCCGTGCTAACCTAAAACGTGTTCTTGCAGAAGCAAGAGAAATGGGCTTCACAGATTTCAATCTTGGACCTGAGCCTGAATTCTTCTTATTCAAACTGGACGCAGCAGGCGAGCCTACTCTAGAATTGAATGATAAAGGCGGATACTTTGACCTTGCACCTACTGACCTAGGAGAAAACTGCCGTCGTGATATCGTTCTTGAGCTTGAAGAAATGGGATTTGAAATTGAAGCATCCCACCATGAAGTAGCTCCAGGACAACATGAAATTGACTTTAAATATGCGGATGCAATCTCAGCATGTGATAACATCCAAACATTTAAATTGGTTGTAAAGACGATTGCCCGTAAACATGGTTTACACGCAACTTTCATGCCAAAGCCATTGTTCGGTGTTAATGGATCTGGTATGCACTGTAACGTTTCATTATTCAAAGGAAACCAAAATGCATTTTATGATACAGAAGGAAAATTGGAATTAAGTAAAACAGCTGAGCAATTTATCGCAGGTATCATTAAGCATGCTCCAAGCTTCACTGCGGTAACAAACCCTACTGTTAACTCATATAAACGTCTAGTTCCTGGTTACGAAGCTCCTTGTTATGTTGCATGGTCTGCTAAAAACCGCAGCCCATTAATTCGTATCCCAGCTTCACGCGGAGTGAGTACTCGCGTAGAGGTACGTAGTGTCGATCCAGCAGCAAACCCATACCTGGCACTTGCTGTTATACTGAAAGCTGGACTTGACGGCATCAAAAACGACTTGACTCCTCCAGCTCCAGTTGATCGCAACATCTATGTTATGAATAAAGAAGAACGTGAAGAAGTAGGCATCGTTGATCTTCCAGCTACTTTATATGCTGCATTGGAAACATTAAAAGCTGATGAAGTCATCAAATCAGCACTCGGTGAACACTTACTTGAACACTTCATCGAAGCAAAAGAAATCGAGTGGGATATGTTCCGCACACAAGTTCACCCATGGGAACGCGAACAATATATGTCAATGTATTAA
- the hfq gene encoding RNA chaperone Hfq — protein sequence MKQSVNIQDQFLNQLRKDGTYVTVFLLNGFQIRGQVKGFDNFTVLFESEGKQQLVYKHAISTFAPQRNVQIDYEVKE from the coding sequence ATGAAACAATCAGTAAATATTCAAGATCAGTTTCTTAATCAATTACGGAAAGATGGTACGTATGTGACGGTATTTTTATTAAACGGGTTCCAGATTAGAGGACAAGTAAAAGGGTTCGATAATTTTACCGTTTTATTTGAATCAGAGGGCAAACAGCAGTTAGTCTATAAACATGCGATTTCTACATTCGCTCCACAGCGTAATGTTCAGATTGATTACGAAGTGAAGGAATAA